In Strix aluco isolate bStrAlu1 chromosome 22, bStrAlu1.hap1, whole genome shotgun sequence, a genomic segment contains:
- the ARHGEF16 gene encoding rho guanine nucleotide exchange factor 16 isoform X1 yields the protein MSRSPLGSPVDDKTFVPEYRCHPLRPEPPSPTSPLGKHSSATAPDAVLLPALGSPTSAEPRRIVLSTDSPAALKVGTQQLIPKSLAVSTKTKTNNNPSWHQSFGAGGLSREPPGPDPKRAAVPSLSPEVEDDGGAALKRNLRNMSYRAAMKGLGTELEPPSTVPSLKPVSEEGSALPARSPGRNKKTFGRKRVQKRGGSFKDQPRLYQEIRERGLNSVSHESDEDLLEESVPEEPSPPGAAIVVQSYRPAQVTWSQLPEVQQAGVLQSISPEERKRQEAMFEIITSEYSYMHSLSVLVCHFMRSEELKETMTQTEHHHLFSNISDILTVSTSFFEDLEKRHQENLLIPDISDIVEEHASKHFSPYVSYCSNEVYQQRTLQKLLTTNPLFKETLKQIERKPECGGLPMISFLILPMQRVTRLPLLLDTVCQKTKACTAAYGAATRALKAISKLVKSCNEGARAMERTEQMYTLQKQLEFGKKKPFPLISASRWLLKRGELYLLLSEEGGIFRRGAGRLCHLFLFNDVLIITKKKSEESYTVMNYATLDQVTVEKIENTDPPSPPPGKSGSGGTARGTAGGHLLRLLMEKDSEGRREEIVLSAETLSDRARWIAALMHREKEKPDTTPKGDLSQVEITRAYLAKQADEISLQQADVVLVLGGEDGWCWGERLRDGERGWFPQSCARQITSRTAVEGNVRRMERLRVETDV from the exons ATGTCTCGGAGCCCCCTTGGCAGCCCTGTGGATGACAAGACCTTTGTCCCAGAGTACCGATGCCACCCGCTGCGGCCGGAGCCCCCCAGCCCGACGTCCCCCCTCGGGAAGCACAGCTCAGCCACGGCGCCCGACGCCGTCCTGCTCCCAGCACTGGGCTCTCCCACCTCGGCCGAGCCCCGCCGCATCGTCCTCAGCACCGACAGCCCGGCCGCGCTGAAGGTGGGAACCCAGCAGCTGATCCCCAAAAGCTTGGCCGTCTCCACCAAGACCAAGACCAACAACAACCCCTCCTGGCACCAGAGCTTTGGGGCAGGTGGGCTGAGCCGGGAGCCCCCGGGCCCCGACCCGAAGCGGGCGGCTGTCCCCAGCCTCTCCCCGGAGGTGGAGGATGACGGGGGGGCGGCCCTCAAGCGCAACCTGCGGAACATGTCCTACCGCGCGGCCATGAAGGGCCTGGGCACAGAGCTGGAGCCGCCCAGCACCGTCCCCTCGCTGAAACCTGTGTCAGAGGAGGGcagcgccctgcctgcccgcagccctggcaGGAACAAG AAGACCTTTGGGCGGAAGCGGGTGCAGAAACGTGGCGGCTCGTTCAAGGACC AGCCCCGGCTGTATCAGGAGATCCGTGAGAGAGGGCTGAACTCTGTCAGCCATGAGTCAGATGAGGATTTGCTGGAGGAATCCGTCCCAGAAGAGCCGTCCCCTCCCGGAGCCGCTATCGTGGTGCAGAGCTACCGCCCGGCGCAGGTGACCTGGAGCCAACTCCCCGAG GTGCAGCAGGCCGGGGTCCTGCAGAGCATCTCCCCCGAGGAGCGCAAGCGGCAGGAG GCAATGTTTGAGATCATCACTTCCGAGTACTCCTACATGCACAGCCTGAGCGTCCTGGTCTGCCACTTCATGAGGTCGGAGGAGCTGAAGGAGACCATGACTCAGACGGAGCACCACCACCTCTTCTCCAACATCAGCGACATCCTGACGGTCAGCACCAG CTTCTTCGAGGACTTAGAGAAGCGACACCAGGAAAACCTCCTGATTCCTGACATCAGCGACATCGTGGAAGAACACGCCTCGAAGCACTTCAGCCCTTACGTCAGCTACTGCTCCAACGAGGTCTACCAGCAGAGGACACTTCAGAAGCTGCT AACCACAAACCCCTTATTTAAAGAGACCTTGAAACAAATTGAAAGGAAACCAGAATGTGGAGGCCTGCCAATGATATCATTTCTCATTCTCCCTATGCAGAGGGTAACACGGCTTCCCCTGCTGTTAGAT ACTGTCtgtcaaaaaacaaaagcatgcacTGCAGCGTACGGAGCTGCCACCAGAGCTCTGAAAGCCATCAGCAAG CTGGTGAAGAGCTGCAATGAGGGAGCTCGTGCTATGGAGAGGACAGAGCAGATGTACACCCTGCAGAAACAGCTGGAATTTGGAAAGAAGAAG CCCTTCCCGCTGATTTCTGCTTCCCGCTGGCTGCTGAAGCGGGGGGAGCTGTACCTGCTGCTGTCGGAGGAGGGGGGCATCTTCCGCCGAGGCGCTGGCAGGCTCTGCCACCTCTTCTTGTTCAACGATGTCCTCATCATAACCAAGAAGAAGAG CGAGGAGAGCTACACCGTCATGAACTACGCCACGCTGGACCAGGTCACGGTGGAGAAGATAGAGAACACTGACCCGCCTTCCCCTCCTCCCGGCAAGAGCGGGAGCGGCGGCACGGCCCGCGGCACGGCTGGCGGGCATCTGCTGCGGCTGCTGATGGAGAAGGACAGCGAGGGCCGGCGGGAGGAGATCGTGCTGTCGGCGGAGACACT GAGTGACCGGGCCCGGTGGATTGCTGCGCTGATgcacagagagaaggaaaagcctGACACTACTCCTAAAGGAG ATCTGAGCCAGGTGGAGATAACCCGCGCCTACCTGGCTAAGCAGGCGGACGAGATTTCCCTGCAGCAGGCTGATGTTGTCCTGGTGTTGGGTGGAGAGGACG GCTGGTGCTGGGGCGAGAGGCTGAGGGACGGCGAGCGGGGCTGGTTCCCCCAGTCCTGCGCTCGGCAGATCACCAGCCGCACGGCGGTGGAGGGCAACGTCCGCCGGATGGAGCGGCTGCGGGTAGAGACCGACGTGTAG
- the ARHGEF16 gene encoding rho guanine nucleotide exchange factor 16 isoform X2 gives MSRSPLGSPVDDKTFVPEYRCHPLRPEPPSPTSPLGKHSSATAPDAVLLPALGSPTSAEPRRIVLSTDSPAALKVGTQQLIPKSLAVSTKTKTNNNPSWHQSFGAGGLSREPPGPDPKRAAVPSLSPEVEDDGGAALKRNLRNMSYRAAMKGLGTELEPPSTVPSLKPVSEEGSALPARSPGRNKKTFGRKRVQKRGGSFKDQPRLYQEIRERGLNSVSHESDEDLLEESVPEEPSPPGAAIVVQSYRPAQVTWSQLPEVQQAGVLQSISPEERKRQEAMFEIITSEYSYMHSLSVLVCHFMRSEELKETMTQTEHHHLFSNISDILTVSTSFFEDLEKRHQENLLIPDISDIVEEHASKHFSPYVSYCSNEVYQQRTLQKLLTTNPLFKETLKQIERKPECGGLPMISFLILPMQRVTRLPLLLDLVKSCNEGARAMERTEQMYTLQKQLEFGKKKPFPLISASRWLLKRGELYLLLSEEGGIFRRGAGRLCHLFLFNDVLIITKKKSEESYTVMNYATLDQVTVEKIENTDPPSPPPGKSGSGGTARGTAGGHLLRLLMEKDSEGRREEIVLSAETLSDRARWIAALMHREKEKPDTTPKGDLSQVEITRAYLAKQADEISLQQADVVLVLGGEDGWCWGERLRDGERGWFPQSCARQITSRTAVEGNVRRMERLRVETDV, from the exons ATGTCTCGGAGCCCCCTTGGCAGCCCTGTGGATGACAAGACCTTTGTCCCAGAGTACCGATGCCACCCGCTGCGGCCGGAGCCCCCCAGCCCGACGTCCCCCCTCGGGAAGCACAGCTCAGCCACGGCGCCCGACGCCGTCCTGCTCCCAGCACTGGGCTCTCCCACCTCGGCCGAGCCCCGCCGCATCGTCCTCAGCACCGACAGCCCGGCCGCGCTGAAGGTGGGAACCCAGCAGCTGATCCCCAAAAGCTTGGCCGTCTCCACCAAGACCAAGACCAACAACAACCCCTCCTGGCACCAGAGCTTTGGGGCAGGTGGGCTGAGCCGGGAGCCCCCGGGCCCCGACCCGAAGCGGGCGGCTGTCCCCAGCCTCTCCCCGGAGGTGGAGGATGACGGGGGGGCGGCCCTCAAGCGCAACCTGCGGAACATGTCCTACCGCGCGGCCATGAAGGGCCTGGGCACAGAGCTGGAGCCGCCCAGCACCGTCCCCTCGCTGAAACCTGTGTCAGAGGAGGGcagcgccctgcctgcccgcagccctggcaGGAACAAG AAGACCTTTGGGCGGAAGCGGGTGCAGAAACGTGGCGGCTCGTTCAAGGACC AGCCCCGGCTGTATCAGGAGATCCGTGAGAGAGGGCTGAACTCTGTCAGCCATGAGTCAGATGAGGATTTGCTGGAGGAATCCGTCCCAGAAGAGCCGTCCCCTCCCGGAGCCGCTATCGTGGTGCAGAGCTACCGCCCGGCGCAGGTGACCTGGAGCCAACTCCCCGAG GTGCAGCAGGCCGGGGTCCTGCAGAGCATCTCCCCCGAGGAGCGCAAGCGGCAGGAG GCAATGTTTGAGATCATCACTTCCGAGTACTCCTACATGCACAGCCTGAGCGTCCTGGTCTGCCACTTCATGAGGTCGGAGGAGCTGAAGGAGACCATGACTCAGACGGAGCACCACCACCTCTTCTCCAACATCAGCGACATCCTGACGGTCAGCACCAG CTTCTTCGAGGACTTAGAGAAGCGACACCAGGAAAACCTCCTGATTCCTGACATCAGCGACATCGTGGAAGAACACGCCTCGAAGCACTTCAGCCCTTACGTCAGCTACTGCTCCAACGAGGTCTACCAGCAGAGGACACTTCAGAAGCTGCT AACCACAAACCCCTTATTTAAAGAGACCTTGAAACAAATTGAAAGGAAACCAGAATGTGGAGGCCTGCCAATGATATCATTTCTCATTCTCCCTATGCAGAGGGTAACACGGCTTCCCCTGCTGTTAGAT CTGGTGAAGAGCTGCAATGAGGGAGCTCGTGCTATGGAGAGGACAGAGCAGATGTACACCCTGCAGAAACAGCTGGAATTTGGAAAGAAGAAG CCCTTCCCGCTGATTTCTGCTTCCCGCTGGCTGCTGAAGCGGGGGGAGCTGTACCTGCTGCTGTCGGAGGAGGGGGGCATCTTCCGCCGAGGCGCTGGCAGGCTCTGCCACCTCTTCTTGTTCAACGATGTCCTCATCATAACCAAGAAGAAGAG CGAGGAGAGCTACACCGTCATGAACTACGCCACGCTGGACCAGGTCACGGTGGAGAAGATAGAGAACACTGACCCGCCTTCCCCTCCTCCCGGCAAGAGCGGGAGCGGCGGCACGGCCCGCGGCACGGCTGGCGGGCATCTGCTGCGGCTGCTGATGGAGAAGGACAGCGAGGGCCGGCGGGAGGAGATCGTGCTGTCGGCGGAGACACT GAGTGACCGGGCCCGGTGGATTGCTGCGCTGATgcacagagagaaggaaaagcctGACACTACTCCTAAAGGAG ATCTGAGCCAGGTGGAGATAACCCGCGCCTACCTGGCTAAGCAGGCGGACGAGATTTCCCTGCAGCAGGCTGATGTTGTCCTGGTGTTGGGTGGAGAGGACG GCTGGTGCTGGGGCGAGAGGCTGAGGGACGGCGAGCGGGGCTGGTTCCCCCAGTCCTGCGCTCGGCAGATCACCAGCCGCACGGCGGTGGAGGGCAACGTCCGCCGGATGGAGCGGCTGCGGGTAGAGACCGACGTGTAG